In Thauera sedimentorum, a single genomic region encodes these proteins:
- a CDS encoding TIGR03016 family PEP-CTERM system-associated outer membrane protein: MLQCLALALASCAALPVSAQQVRIEPYVSGSLTWTDNLDAASSGGGSGLVADIAPGVSIARDGGRIQGRLDASLRNQVTLSGDKGDSTFLSLLGRGGVEAVDDLFFIDVDASISRDNTSLFGGRIRGDTLNTDSDDEIRTFGIAPRLELRFGDTAATLAYRARWLDSGGELGSQRVGRWLANADNATGFGFFGWGANYGRTDTDYGSSGTTDVSQEEARGILYINVSTQLRLALVGGYESNDYAVRKGESGSITGAGFDWRPNERTIISGVSEKRIFGRGYEFQFKHRRARSSWELGWSRDISSSLQTFDSLLDLPGLRSRYEGLLSGELDPVIREQLERELRALGVTSADLNETVVSNSYFVDRRFRAGFSLIGVRNVLSVSLYRSDRERLGETGFVTLQDDFSIYERIREKSALMSLSHRLSGASAVTATLIRSDARGEGSSAAEIRRTLLSLGLTTRLGPRTTAGLSYRYQKSSGSDDFTENAIIANVAMRF, encoded by the coding sequence ATGCTGCAGTGCCTGGCGCTCGCCCTGGCAAGCTGCGCCGCTCTGCCGGTCAGCGCCCAGCAGGTGCGCATCGAACCCTACGTGTCTGGCAGCCTGACCTGGACCGACAACCTCGACGCCGCCTCGAGCGGTGGCGGCAGCGGCCTGGTTGCGGACATCGCTCCGGGGGTCAGCATCGCACGCGATGGCGGGCGCATCCAGGGACGGCTGGACGCCAGTCTGCGCAACCAGGTCACCCTCAGCGGCGACAAGGGCGATTCCACCTTCCTCTCGTTGCTGGGGCGGGGCGGGGTCGAGGCGGTGGACGACCTGTTCTTCATCGACGTCGATGCTTCGATCTCGCGCGACAATACCTCGCTGTTCGGCGGGCGCATCCGTGGCGACACGCTGAACACCGACAGCGACGACGAGATCCGCACCTTCGGCATCGCGCCGAGGCTGGAGCTGCGCTTCGGCGACACCGCCGCCACGCTCGCCTATCGCGCGCGCTGGCTGGACAGCGGCGGCGAACTGGGCAGCCAGCGGGTCGGCCGGTGGCTGGCCAATGCGGACAATGCCACGGGCTTCGGCTTCTTCGGCTGGGGGGCGAACTACGGTCGCACCGACACCGATTATGGCAGCAGCGGTACCACCGATGTCAGCCAGGAAGAAGCGCGCGGCATCCTCTACATCAACGTTTCGACGCAGTTACGCCTTGCCTTGGTTGGCGGTTACGAGTCCAACGACTACGCGGTGCGCAAGGGTGAGAGCGGCAGCATCACCGGTGCGGGCTTCGACTGGCGGCCCAACGAGCGCACTATCATTTCCGGTGTCAGCGAGAAACGCATCTTTGGGCGTGGCTATGAATTTCAGTTCAAGCACCGGCGTGCCCGTTCGTCCTGGGAGCTTGGCTGGTCGCGCGACATTTCCTCGTCTCTCCAGACCTTTGACAGCCTCTTGGATCTTCCAGGATTGAGGTCACGCTATGAGGGCCTGCTGTCCGGGGAGCTCGATCCGGTCATTCGCGAGCAACTGGAGCGCGAACTGCGAGCGCTCGGGGTGACAAGTGCCGACCTCAACGAAACCGTGGTGTCTAACAGCTACTTCGTTGATCGCCGCTTCCGTGCTGGATTCTCCCTGATCGGAGTTCGTAACGTACTCAGCGTTTCGCTATACCGCTCAGACCGGGAGAGATTGGGTGAAACCGGCTTTGTCACCTTGCAGGACGACTTCTCGATCTACGAGCGGATAAGAGAGAAGAGTGCGCTGATGAGTCTGTCCCATCGGCTTTCGGGTGCGAGCGCAGTTACGGCTACATTGATCCGTTCCGACGCCCGTGGTGAAGGCAGTTCGGCAGCCGAGATCCGTCGCACGCTGCTCAGCCTCGGACTCACCACCAGGCTCGGCCCGCGGACCACCGCCGGCCTCAGCTATCGCTACCAGAAGTCGTCGGGCAGCGACGACTTCACCGAGAACGCCATCATCGCCAACGTCGCCATGCGCTTCTGA
- a CDS encoding DUF1302 family protein has translation MRSKRLLPFLLALGLSTAAAAADELDDLFDLDADPAAPADAAGGLRLGGYADFGAAYTWPDESHWSKLRARLELGLSGRLGERSRYKLSARADVDGAYWLEDDYYHRRVRRDQRTDFMIREAYADFGAGDWEFRLGRQHVVWGEMVGLFFADVVSARDLREFFLPEFEALRTPQWAVRAEHFGSDTHFELLWIPAPSYDEIGEPGADFYPFALPAGTRVKDRKPSSGLSNTNWGLRVSRLIAGWDLSAFHYQSRDVSPTLYRVGGALELRHDRIRQTGLTMSKDLGSFVLKGEAVHTHGRSFLTADPAARYGLHASDTLDYVIGVDIPVRDVWRFNLQYYARVFYDHDRQMGNERHEGGMTFLVSRKFGDKLEAELLYVSSLNRSDYMLRPKLSYQITPEWRGVVGADVFGGRRDGIFGRYDDRDRVYVEFRRWF, from the coding sequence ATGCGATCCAAGCGCCTGCTGCCCTTCCTGCTTGCCCTGGGCCTGAGCACCGCGGCCGCGGCCGCCGACGAGCTCGACGACCTGTTCGACCTGGATGCCGACCCCGCCGCGCCGGCCGACGCGGCCGGCGGCTTGCGGCTGGGGGGCTACGCGGATTTCGGCGCGGCCTACACCTGGCCGGACGAATCCCACTGGTCCAAGCTGCGCGCGCGGCTGGAGCTCGGCCTCAGCGGACGCCTGGGCGAGCGCAGCCGCTACAAGCTCTCCGCGCGGGCCGACGTGGATGGCGCCTACTGGCTGGAGGACGACTACTACCACCGCCGGGTGCGGCGCGACCAGCGCACGGACTTCATGATCCGCGAGGCCTACGCCGACTTCGGCGCGGGCGACTGGGAGTTCCGCCTCGGGCGTCAGCACGTGGTGTGGGGCGAGATGGTCGGCCTGTTCTTCGCCGACGTGGTCTCGGCGCGCGACCTGCGCGAATTCTTCCTGCCCGAGTTCGAGGCCCTGCGCACGCCGCAGTGGGCGGTGCGGGCCGAGCACTTCGGCAGCGACACGCATTTCGAGCTGTTGTGGATTCCGGCGCCGAGCTACGACGAAATCGGCGAGCCGGGCGCTGATTTCTATCCGTTCGCGCTGCCGGCCGGCACCCGGGTGAAGGACCGCAAACCCTCCTCCGGGTTGTCGAACACCAACTGGGGCCTGCGCGTCTCGCGCCTGATCGCCGGATGGGACCTGTCCGCCTTCCACTACCAGAGCCGCGACGTGTCGCCCACGCTGTACCGGGTGGGCGGCGCGCTGGAACTGCGCCACGACCGCATCCGCCAGACCGGCCTGACCATGTCCAAGGATCTCGGCAGCTTCGTGCTCAAGGGCGAGGCGGTCCATACCCATGGGCGCAGCTTCCTGACTGCGGACCCGGCCGCACGCTACGGCCTGCACGCATCGGACACCCTCGACTACGTGATCGGGGTGGACATCCCGGTGCGCGACGTGTGGCGCTTCAACCTGCAGTACTACGCGCGGGTGTTCTACGACCACGACCGGCAGATGGGCAACGAGCGCCACGAGGGCGGCATGACCTTCCTGGTCAGCCGCAAGTTCGGCGACAAGCTGGAGGCCGAGCTGCTCTACGTGTCCAGCCTGAATCGCAGCGACTACATGCTGCGGCCCAAGCTTTCCTACCAGATCACGCCCGAATGGCGCGGCGTGGTCGGCGCCGATGTCTTCGGGGGGCGTCGGGACGGCATATTCGGCCGCTACGACGACCGCGACCGGGTGTATGTGGAGTTTCGCCGCTGGTTCTGA
- a CDS encoding N-acyl amino acid synthase FeeM domain-containing protein, with translation MNSDHAPLRPGSGSLSAFAPLPLDARAPARPRTFGQHFSLDCNGYQIRLADHSDTFRTRISLLIEKLYAYRGLHATHADLPVRGGQTTLVACRDEDHVFGTVTLGLDSPDGLLADALYRPQIDQVRSAGGRVCEVTRLAVDPEFGSSLLMAQFFHLVFILARLVHGMTDLFAEVHPRHSSYYQRMLGYRVAGPERVCPRVGAPAVLLHIPLAEAERLIREGGSQRSLYRSFFSIDEQWRLFEQLRAPVSETVS, from the coding sequence GTGAACTCGGACCATGCCCCGCTTCGGCCCGGATCAGGCTCGCTGTCTGCCTTCGCCCCCCTTCCCCTCGACGCCCGAGCGCCCGCCCGGCCTAGAACTTTCGGCCAGCATTTCAGCCTCGACTGCAACGGCTACCAGATCCGCCTGGCCGATCATTCGGACACCTTTCGCACACGCATCAGCCTGCTGATCGAGAAGCTCTACGCGTACCGAGGCCTGCACGCCACGCATGCCGACCTGCCGGTCCGCGGCGGCCAGACCACGCTGGTGGCCTGCCGCGACGAGGACCACGTGTTCGGCACCGTCACCCTCGGCCTCGATTCGCCCGACGGGCTGCTTGCGGACGCACTCTACCGGCCGCAGATCGACCAGGTGCGCAGCGCGGGCGGCAGGGTGTGCGAGGTCACCCGCCTGGCGGTCGACCCGGAATTCGGCTCCAGCCTGCTGATGGCCCAGTTCTTTCACCTGGTGTTCATCCTCGCGCGTCTGGTTCATGGCATGACCGACCTGTTCGCCGAAGTGCATCCCCGCCACAGCAGCTATTACCAGCGCATGCTGGGCTACCGCGTGGCCGGGCCGGAACGCGTCTGCCCGCGGGTGGGCGCGCCGGCGGTGCTGCTGCACATCCCGCTGGCCGAAGCCGAGCGGCTGATCCGCGAAGGCGGCAGCCAGCGCAGCCTGTATCGCAGCTTCTTCTCCATCGACGAGCAGTGGCGGCTGTTCGAGCAACTGCGCGCGCCGGTGAGCGAGACCGTGTCCTGA
- a CDS encoding outer membrane lipoprotein-sorting protein encodes MTKSSRNRRHFLSLVALGLAAPRLAWSAEESGLARELVARADAIRFPQESFQTDITVRNFSNGEAGDMRKYRVLSRGNENTIVLTMEPASERGQALLMRGRDLWIFMPSVSQPVRLSLAQRLTGQVANGDLARANFAGDYTPALLGSESVDGAPCHVLDLVAADRGVTYARVKYWVREDNAWPVKAEFYALSGRLLKTCRYLDFQEMAGQLRPTRLVMEDALKAGETSEMSYEAMNLRDLPERMFTREYLRRLG; translated from the coding sequence ATGACGAAAAGCTCACGAAACCGGCGCCACTTCCTGTCGCTGGTCGCCCTGGGGCTCGCCGCCCCGCGGCTGGCCTGGTCGGCGGAGGAATCCGGCCTTGCCCGCGAACTGGTGGCCCGCGCCGACGCGATCCGCTTTCCGCAGGAGAGCTTCCAGACCGACATCACGGTGCGCAACTTCAGCAACGGCGAGGCCGGCGACATGCGCAAGTACCGCGTGCTGTCGCGCGGCAACGAGAACACCATCGTACTCACCATGGAGCCGGCCTCCGAGCGCGGCCAGGCGTTGCTGATGCGCGGCCGCGACCTGTGGATCTTCATGCCCTCGGTGTCGCAGCCGGTACGCCTGTCGCTCGCCCAGCGGCTCACCGGCCAGGTGGCCAACGGCGACCTGGCGCGGGCCAATTTTGCCGGCGACTACACCCCCGCCCTGCTCGGCAGCGAGTCGGTCGACGGCGCCCCCTGCCACGTGCTCGACCTGGTCGCCGCCGACCGCGGCGTCACCTACGCGCGGGTGAAGTACTGGGTGCGGGAGGACAATGCCTGGCCGGTGAAGGCCGAGTTCTACGCGCTCTCCGGCCGGCTGCTGAAAACCTGCCGCTACCTGGACTTCCAGGAAATGGCCGGGCAGCTGCGCCCCACCCGGCTGGTCATGGAAGACGCGCTGAAGGCCGGCGAAACCTCGGAGATGAGCTACGAGGCCATGAACCTGCGCGACCTGCCGGAGCGCATGTTCACCCGCGAGTATTTGCGCCGCCTGGGCTGA
- a CDS encoding NAD-dependent epimerase, with product MKILVTGAAGFIGMHTSERLLARGDEVVGLDNLNDYYDPTLKEARLARLTPHANFRFVKLDVADRAGMERLFAEEGFDRVIHLAAQAGVRYSLQNPHAYVDSNLVGFMNILEGCRHGKVGHLVYASSSSVYGGNTKMPFSEHDSVDHPVSLYAATKKANELMAHTYSHLYGLPTTGLRFFTVYGPWGRPDMALFLFTKAMLEGRPIDVFNHGRMRRDFTFIDDIVEGVLRTLDHVAEADPGFDADRPDPGRSDAPYRVFNIGNHNPVELMAFIEAIEDALGRKAEKNFLPLQDGDVPATYADTAELNAWTGFAPATPVPEGVARFVQWYREYYKV from the coding sequence ATGAAGATCCTCGTCACCGGCGCCGCCGGCTTCATCGGCATGCACACCTCCGAACGCCTGCTCGCCCGCGGCGACGAGGTGGTCGGCCTGGACAACCTCAACGATTACTACGACCCCACGCTGAAGGAGGCGCGCTTGGCGCGGCTCACGCCCCACGCCAATTTCCGCTTCGTCAAGCTGGACGTGGCCGACCGCGCCGGCATGGAGCGCCTGTTCGCCGAGGAGGGCTTCGACCGCGTGATCCACCTGGCCGCACAGGCCGGCGTGCGCTATTCGCTGCAGAACCCGCACGCCTACGTGGACAGCAACCTGGTCGGCTTCATGAACATCCTGGAAGGCTGCCGCCACGGCAAGGTGGGCCACCTGGTGTATGCCAGCAGCTCCAGCGTGTATGGCGGCAACACCAAGATGCCGTTCTCCGAGCACGACAGCGTAGACCACCCGGTGAGCCTGTACGCCGCGACCAAGAAGGCCAACGAGCTGATGGCGCACACCTACAGCCACCTCTACGGCCTGCCCACCACCGGCCTGCGCTTCTTCACGGTGTACGGCCCCTGGGGCCGCCCGGACATGGCGCTGTTCCTGTTTACCAAGGCCATGCTCGAAGGCCGCCCTATCGACGTGTTCAACCACGGCCGCATGCGGCGCGACTTCACCTTCATCGACGACATCGTCGAAGGCGTGCTGCGCACGCTGGACCATGTCGCGGAAGCCGACCCCGGCTTCGATGCCGACCGTCCGGACCCGGGCCGCAGCGACGCGCCCTACCGCGTGTTCAACATCGGCAACCACAACCCGGTGGAGCTGATGGCCTTCATCGAGGCCATCGAGGATGCGCTCGGCCGCAAGGCGGAAAAGAACTTCCTGCCGCTGCAGGACGGCGACGTGCCCGCCACCTACGCCGACACCGCGGAGCTCAATGCGTGGACCGGCTTCGCGCCGGCCACCCCGGTGCCCGAGGGTGTGGCGCGCTTCGTACAGTGGTACCGCGAGTACTACAAGGTCTGA
- a CDS encoding ABC transporter ATP-binding protein — protein sequence MAIVQVENVGKSYLLGEQEVQALTDINLAVEPGVFLAIAGPSGSGKSTLLNIIGCIDTPSSGRVLIDGRDVSGQTPDQLAELRARTIGFIFQSFNLLPVLSAEENVEYPLLQLRELSRAERAERVQHYLAMVGLSKYATHRPNQLSGGQRQRVAIARALATHSKVVLADEPTANLDRKTGEGILRLMKEINRKSGTTFIFSTHDRRVMNMADRLVRIEDGQITALGMRAGDRWRFVQDRRPAGEDPEI from the coding sequence ATGGCGATCGTACAGGTGGAAAACGTCGGAAAGAGCTACCTTCTGGGCGAGCAGGAGGTGCAGGCGCTCACCGATATCAATCTGGCGGTGGAGCCCGGGGTGTTCCTTGCGATCGCCGGCCCGTCGGGTAGTGGCAAGTCTACCCTGCTCAACATCATCGGGTGCATCGACACGCCGTCTTCCGGCCGCGTGCTGATCGACGGGCGCGACGTCTCCGGGCAGACCCCGGACCAGCTCGCCGAGCTGCGGGCGCGCACCATCGGCTTCATCTTCCAGTCCTTCAACCTGCTGCCGGTGCTCTCCGCCGAGGAGAACGTCGAATACCCGCTGCTGCAACTGCGCGAGCTGTCGCGCGCCGAGCGCGCCGAGCGGGTGCAGCACTACCTGGCGATGGTCGGCCTGTCGAAGTACGCCACCCACCGTCCCAACCAGCTCTCGGGCGGGCAGCGCCAGCGGGTGGCGATCGCCCGCGCGCTGGCCACCCATTCCAAGGTGGTGCTGGCCGACGAGCCCACCGCCAACCTCGACCGCAAGACCGGCGAGGGCATCCTGCGGCTGATGAAGGAGATCAACCGCAAGTCCGGCACCACCTTCATCTTTTCCACCCACGACCGGCGGGTGATGAACATGGCCGACCGTCTGGTGCGCATCGAGGATGGGCAGATCACCGCCCTGGGCATGCGCGCGGGCGACAGGTGGCGGTTCGTCCAGGACCGTCGCCCTGCCGGCGAAGACCCGGAAATCTGA
- a CDS encoding XrtA-associated tyrosine autokinase, whose translation MSLIEKAAERLEKLKEAGALPAATAPQPAAAPAVRPSAGAGGDRAAPPPPVTSAAAQPDAAPVKHSGRQVDIDLVALARAGMVTPDQPRSQIAEEYRVIKRPLLRNLQGKGATAVDNGNLIMVSSALPGEGKSFTAINLAISIAMELDHTVLLVDADVSRPAILNRLGLEPEKGLMDVLTGRAELGDVLLRTNVEKLSLLPAGMPHPRATELLASDAMNRMLEEMATRYAERVIVFDSPPLLVTTEARELATHMGQVVLVVEANRTTHGTVKQALAAIENCPIKLLVLNKSGDRGPGGYYGYGYGYGYGNEARADAA comes from the coding sequence ATGAGCTTGATCGAGAAGGCTGCCGAGCGGCTGGAAAAACTCAAGGAAGCGGGGGCCTTGCCCGCCGCAACCGCGCCGCAGCCCGCTGCCGCTCCGGCCGTCCGGCCGTCCGCCGGGGCCGGCGGCGATAGGGCCGCGCCCCCACCGCCAGTGACGAGCGCGGCTGCGCAGCCGGACGCAGCGCCGGTGAAGCACAGCGGGCGGCAGGTCGACATCGACCTCGTGGCGCTGGCGCGGGCCGGCATGGTCACGCCGGACCAGCCGCGCAGCCAGATTGCCGAGGAATATCGCGTCATCAAGCGCCCCTTGCTGCGCAACCTGCAGGGCAAGGGGGCGACGGCGGTCGACAACGGCAACCTGATCATGGTGTCCAGCGCCCTGCCCGGCGAGGGCAAGTCCTTCACCGCGATCAACCTGGCGATCAGCATCGCCATGGAGCTCGACCATACCGTACTGCTGGTCGATGCCGACGTCTCGCGTCCGGCCATCCTGAACCGTCTCGGCCTGGAGCCCGAGAAGGGGCTGATGGACGTGCTGACCGGGCGTGCCGAACTGGGCGACGTGCTGCTGCGGACCAATGTGGAGAAGCTCTCCCTGCTGCCGGCCGGCATGCCCCACCCGCGCGCCACCGAACTGCTGGCCTCGGATGCGATGAACCGCATGCTCGAGGAGATGGCCACACGCTATGCGGAGAGGGTGATCGTGTTCGACTCGCCGCCGCTGCTGGTGACCACCGAGGCGCGCGAACTGGCGACCCACATGGGGCAGGTGGTGCTGGTGGTGGAGGCCAACCGGACCACCCACGGCACGGTCAAGCAGGCGCTTGCCGCCATCGAGAACTGCCCGATCAAGCTGCTGGTGCTCAACAAGTCCGGCGACCGCGGTCCCGGCGGCTACTACGGCTACGGATACGGCTATGGCTATGGCAACGAGGCCCGTGCGGATGCGGCCTGA
- a CDS encoding XrtA system polysaccharide chain length determinant, whose amino-acid sequence MEDLVRQGVGILRGMWRFRWWGLALTWVAGALAAVVIYTMPDRYESTARVYVDTQSVLRPLMSGLAVQPNLDQQIAILGRTLITRPNVEKLINMADLNLEVNTPAQRERLIADLMDGLRIGGTGRDNLFTLAYQDGDPQRAQRVVQALMSLFVESGLISKRQDTDAARRFIEEQIRSYEEKLSAAENRLKDFRLRNMGLLGAGGGGDYVSQLGGVHAQLEQARLELREAINSRDSLQRQLQGEEPVLLPQTPNGSGVSIPEIDGRIDAMRKTLDSLLQRYTEEHPDVIGTRRVIEDLEAQKVKEIELRRQSGGGQFGSLNANPVYQQLRLVLSETEARVASLQARVSEYEGRLADLRASVELLPKIEAEMAQLNRDYEVHKRNYETLVQRRESANISVEMDAQSGIGEFRVIDPPSLPTKPAAPNRTLLMLFASLAALGAGAALTFLISQLRPTFADGRTLREVTGVPVLGAVSMLHDRQRETSERRGRYAFAGGLAGYASAVAVVTVALNMLQG is encoded by the coding sequence ATGGAAGATCTCGTCAGACAGGGTGTCGGCATTCTGCGGGGCATGTGGCGCTTCCGCTGGTGGGGGCTGGCGCTGACCTGGGTGGCCGGGGCGCTGGCCGCGGTGGTGATCTACACCATGCCGGACCGTTACGAATCCACCGCGCGGGTCTACGTCGACACCCAGTCGGTGCTGCGTCCGTTGATGTCGGGTCTTGCCGTGCAGCCCAACCTCGACCAGCAGATCGCCATCCTCGGCCGCACCCTGATCACCCGGCCGAACGTCGAGAAGCTGATCAACATGGCGGACCTCAACCTCGAGGTGAACACACCGGCCCAGCGCGAACGATTGATCGCAGATCTCATGGATGGGTTGCGCATAGGCGGGACCGGGCGCGACAACCTGTTCACCCTTGCCTACCAGGATGGCGACCCTCAACGCGCCCAGCGCGTGGTGCAGGCGCTGATGTCGCTGTTCGTGGAATCGGGCCTGATCAGCAAGCGGCAGGATACCGATGCGGCGCGGCGCTTTATCGAGGAGCAGATCCGCAGCTACGAGGAGAAGCTTTCCGCCGCGGAAAACCGCCTCAAGGATTTCCGCCTGCGCAACATGGGCCTGCTCGGCGCGGGCGGGGGCGGGGACTACGTGAGCCAGTTGGGTGGCGTCCACGCGCAACTCGAACAGGCGCGCCTGGAACTGCGTGAGGCGATCAATTCGCGCGATTCGCTGCAGCGACAGCTTCAGGGCGAGGAGCCGGTGCTCCTGCCGCAGACCCCCAATGGCTCCGGCGTATCCATTCCGGAGATCGACGGGCGGATCGACGCGATGCGCAAGACGCTCGACTCGCTGCTGCAGCGCTATACCGAGGAGCATCCTGATGTCATCGGTACGCGACGCGTGATCGAGGACCTGGAGGCGCAGAAGGTCAAGGAGATCGAACTGCGCCGCCAGTCCGGTGGCGGCCAGTTCGGTTCGCTCAATGCCAATCCGGTCTACCAGCAGCTCAGGCTGGTGCTGTCGGAGACCGAAGCGCGCGTGGCCTCGCTGCAGGCGCGGGTGAGCGAGTACGAAGGGCGTCTCGCGGACCTGCGCGCCTCGGTCGAACTGTTGCCCAAGATCGAGGCGGAGATGGCCCAGCTCAACCGCGACTACGAGGTGCACAAGCGCAACTACGAGACCCTGGTGCAGCGTCGCGAGTCGGCCAACATCTCGGTCGAGATGGACGCCCAGTCGGGCATCGGCGAGTTTCGCGTGATCGACCCCCCCAGCCTGCCGACCAAACCCGCGGCGCCCAACCGCACCCTGCTGATGCTGTTTGCCAGCCTCGCGGCTCTGGGTGCCGGCGCAGCGCTGACGTTCCTGATCAGCCAGCTTCGCCCGACCTTTGCCGACGGGCGCACGCTGCGCGAGGTCACCGGCGTTCCGGTGCTGGGCGCGGTCAGCATGCTGCACGACCGGCAGCGCGAAACCAGTGAGCGCCGCGGCCGCTACGCCTTTGCCGGCGGGCTGGCCGGCTACGCAAGTGCGGTGGCGGTGGTGACCGTCGCGCTGAACATGCTGCAGGGCTAG
- a CDS encoding SDR family NAD(P)-dependent oxidoreductase, with protein MSLNTPITDWQGRRVWLVGASSGIGAELARQLAGRGARLALSARNAEGLRAVAEDCLRAGAADVRVEPADVTHSGDLAQVRDRLLAAWGGIDLAVLNAGTYRPLRAWELSPETVRETLSVNLLGVMDGAAALVPALLAQAEQGQPAALAIVGSVAGYGGLPRAAAYGPSKAALINLAESLYLDLAPRGVSVFLVSPGFVATPLTAQNDFHMPALQTPRQAVEAMLRGFSAGRFEIHFPRRFSLVLKALRLLPYRLYFGLVRRATGA; from the coding sequence ATGAGCCTGAACACGCCGATCACCGACTGGCAGGGCCGGCGGGTGTGGCTGGTGGGGGCGTCCTCGGGCATCGGCGCCGAGCTCGCCCGCCAGCTCGCCGGCCGTGGCGCGCGCCTGGCGTTGAGCGCGCGCAATGCGGAAGGCCTGCGCGCGGTGGCAGAAGATTGCCTGCGTGCCGGCGCCGCGGACGTCCGGGTGGAGCCGGCCGACGTGACCCACAGCGGCGACCTGGCGCAGGTGCGCGACCGCCTGCTGGCCGCCTGGGGCGGCATCGACCTGGCGGTGCTCAACGCCGGCACCTACCGGCCGCTGCGCGCCTGGGAGCTGTCGCCCGAGACGGTGCGCGAGACATTGTCCGTGAACCTGCTCGGCGTCATGGACGGCGCAGCGGCGCTGGTGCCGGCGCTGCTGGCGCAGGCCGAACAAGGTCAGCCGGCGGCGCTGGCCATCGTCGGCAGCGTGGCGGGCTATGGCGGGCTGCCGCGCGCCGCGGCCTACGGGCCGTCCAAGGCGGCGCTGATCAACCTGGCCGAGTCGCTCTACCTCGACCTCGCGCCGCGCGGCGTGTCGGTGTTCCTGGTCAGCCCCGGCTTCGTCGCCACCCCGCTGACCGCGCAGAACGACTTCCACATGCCGGCGCTGCAGACCCCGCGCCAGGCCGTCGAGGCCATGCTGCGCGGTTTCTCCGCGGGGCGTTTCGAGATCCACTTCCCGCGGCGTTTCTCGCTGGTGCTGAAGGCCCTGCGCCTGCTGCCCTACCGGCTCTACTTCGGCCTGGTGCGCCGGGCCACCGGCGCATGA
- a CDS encoding nuclear transport factor 2 family protein → MSMAPDPVDKALDAGLDRLVAFYETLTPASLAELAAVYAPDARFKDPFNEVAGLAAIERIFRHMFGQVEAPQFSVTTRLRDGRQAMLGWTFAFGPPARRIVVRGVSHLHLDERGRVVEHRDYWDAAEELYAKLPLIGALMRWLRRRLAAPQS, encoded by the coding sequence ATGAGCATGGCGCCCGATCCGGTCGACAAGGCGCTCGACGCGGGCCTGGACCGCCTGGTCGCCTTCTACGAGACGCTGACGCCAGCCTCGCTCGCGGAGCTTGCGGCCGTGTATGCGCCGGATGCGCGCTTCAAGGACCCGTTCAACGAGGTCGCAGGCCTTGCGGCCATCGAACGTATCTTCCGTCACATGTTCGGGCAGGTCGAGGCGCCGCAATTTAGCGTCACCACGCGCCTGCGCGACGGCCGCCAGGCGATGCTGGGCTGGACCTTCGCCTTCGGTCCGCCGGCGCGGCGCATCGTCGTGCGCGGGGTCAGCCATCTGCACCTGGACGAGCGGGGCAGGGTGGTGGAGCACCGCGACTACTGGGATGCCGCCGAGGAGCTGTACGCCAAGCTGCCGCTGATCGGCGCGCTGATGCGCTGGCTGCGCCGCCGCCTGGCCGCACCGCAGTCATGA
- a CDS encoding XrtA/PEP-CTERM system exopolysaccharide export protein, with protein sequence MSVNTSNFVALLRRVWLAVVAGALLAGCASSYPPAPVSAADSEYNYVIGPGDTVNIVVWRNPELSMSVPVRPDGRITTPLVEDLPAIGKDATTLARDIEQALAKYIREPVVTVIVTAFVGPYSEQIRVVGEAAKPQILPYVQKMTLLDVMIAVGGVTEFADGNRASILRTSEGNKQYSVRIGDLIEDGDVSANVEMRPGDVLIIPQSWF encoded by the coding sequence ATGAGCGTGAATACATCCAACTTCGTGGCGCTGCTGCGCCGGGTGTGGCTGGCGGTGGTAGCGGGCGCGTTGCTGGCAGGCTGTGCATCCAGCTATCCGCCGGCGCCGGTGAGTGCGGCCGATTCGGAGTACAACTACGTCATCGGTCCGGGCGACACCGTCAATATCGTCGTGTGGCGCAACCCCGAGTTGTCGATGAGCGTGCCGGTGCGTCCCGACGGGCGCATCACCACGCCCCTGGTCGAGGACCTGCCGGCCATCGGCAAGGACGCCACCACGCTGGCGCGCGATATCGAGCAGGCCCTGGCCAAGTACATACGCGAACCGGTGGTCACCGTCATCGTGACCGCCTTCGTCGGTCCCTACAGCGAGCAGATCCGCGTGGTCGGCGAGGCTGCCAAGCCGCAGATCCTGCCCTACGTGCAGAAGATGACGCTGCTCGACGTGATGATCGCGGTGGGCGGGGTGACCGAGTTCGCCGACGGCAACCGCGCTTCCATCCTGCGTACCTCCGAGGGCAACAAGCAGTACAGCGTCCGCATCGGCGACCTGATCGAGGACGGCGACGTCTCGGCCAACGTGGAGATGCGCCCGGGCGACGTGCTGATCATCCCGCAGAGCTGGTTCTGA